The proteins below are encoded in one region of Desulfovibrio sp. X2:
- a CDS encoding type II toxin-antitoxin system RelE/ParE family toxin has translation MIRSFACKETERVFYQMRSRRFGADVLRAIQRKLAMLDAAVTLDDLRSPPGNRLEPLSGDRSGQWSIRVNGQFRVCFTWTGRDAENVEVVDYH, from the coding sequence AGGTCGTTCGCCTGCAAGGAGACGGAGCGGGTCTTCTACCAGATGCGCTCGCGCCGCTTCGGAGCGGACGTGCTGCGCGCCATCCAGCGCAAGCTGGCCATGCTCGATGCAGCCGTGACGCTGGACGACCTGCGGAGCCCACCGGGCAACCGGCTGGAACCGCTGTCCGGCGACCGCTCCGGGCAGTGGAGCATCCGCGTCAACGGTCAGTTTCGTGTCTGTTTCACCTGGACCGGGCGGGACGCGGAGAACGTCGAGGTGGTGGACTACCACT